A genome region from Mesorhizobium sp. B2-1-8 includes the following:
- a CDS encoding IS630 family transposase (programmed frameshift), which yields MAAYSMDLRERVVAAVKTEGLSRRAAAARFGVSYSAAIAWLKRVEETGSAAPRQVGGYKPKKLSGAWRDWLIERCHDRDFTLRGLVAELGERGLRVDYRSVWEFVHAEKLSHKKKTLIAVEQDRPDIARRRMQWTKYRDRIDPTRLVFIDETWTKTNMSPLRGWAPVGQRIKAKVPHGHWKTMTFLAALRHDRVEAPWLIDGPINGERFLLYVEKVLAPTLQPGDIVIMDNLGSHKGKAVRRAIRAAGARLFFLPKYSPDLNPIEQLFSKLKHWLRKAASRTVQTVCDAIGQILNRITPTECSHYFENSGYDRN from the exons CTTCGCGAGCGGGTTGTAGCCGCGGTCAAGACGGAAGGGCTCTCGCGACGCGCGGCGGCGGCTCGATTTGGCGTCAGCTACAGCGCGGCCATCGCGTGGCTTAAGCGCGTCGAAGAGACTGGCAGTGCTGCGCCTCGCCAGGTCGGCGGCTACAAACCGAAGAAGCTCTCGGGAGCGTGGCGCGACTGGCTGATCGAACGCTGTCACGACAGGGACTTCACCTTGCGCGGGCTTGTGGCCGAACTTGGCGAGCGTGGCCTGAGGGTCGACTACCGTTCGGTGTGGGAGTTCGTGCATGCCGAGAAGCTCAGTCACA AAAAAAAGACGCTGATCGCCGTCGAACAGGATCGTCCCGATATCGCGCGACGGCGCATGCAGTGGACGAAGTATCGGGACCGGATTGATCCGACGCGACTGGTCTTCATCGACGAGACCTGGACCAAGACCAACATGTCGCCGCTAAGGGGCTGGGCGCCGGTTGGACAGCGCATCAAGGCCAAAGTGCCGCATGGCCACTGGAAGACCATGACCTTCCTGGCCGCGCTGCGCCACGATCGCGTCGAGGCGCCCTGGCTGATCGACGGACCTATCAACGGCGAGAGATTTCTTCTCTATGTCGAGAAGGTTCTCGCTCCGACCCTCCAGCCGGGCGACATCGTCATCATGGACAATCTCGGCTCGCACAAAGGCAAGGCGGTGCGCCGCGCCATACGCGCCGCCGGCGCCAGGCTCTTCTTCCTGCCGAAATACTCGCCCGATCTTAATCCGATCGAACAGCTCTTTTCAAAACTCAAGCACTGGCTGAGAAAGGCAGCAAGCCGCACCGTCCAAACCGTTTGCGACGCGATCGGCCAAATTCTCAACCGCATCACACCGACAGAATGCTCACACTACTTCGAAAACTCCGGATATGACCGAAACTAA
- a CDS encoding carbohydrate ABC transporter permease, producing MSGVMTFLTRRRGGRGWHWTDVVSWLWLTGGLVIMFGPAIWLVGSSFKTPAQLAEFPLTILPYVSQQVSVEGYDKPLTLYKVKLPDRSTKVLAEIRRLGIVAQMVDPQAPKDIIKVNIANREPVREIGFATENYTEPFVHFDFLRYLRNSVFVTAMATLITLLTNSMAAFALSKYRFRGRDLTMLVIVGTLMVPLSVILVPLYSVVSAVGLLDSLWGVILPTVATPTGVFLLRQYMLTIPDELLDAARMDNASEWQIYWRIVLPLAAPALAVLAIFSVVWRWNDFLWPLVVLSRKELYTLQVGLNTYAGQLNVQWHFILAMTVVTMIPVVLVFVFLQRYITSGIAGTGLK from the coding sequence ATGAGCGGCGTCATGACATTCCTGACCCGCCGGCGCGGCGGCCGTGGCTGGCATTGGACGGATGTCGTGAGCTGGCTGTGGCTCACCGGCGGTCTCGTCATCATGTTCGGCCCGGCCATCTGGCTGGTCGGCTCGTCGTTCAAGACGCCGGCGCAGCTTGCCGAGTTCCCGCTGACCATCCTGCCCTATGTCAGCCAGCAGGTCAGCGTCGAAGGTTACGACAAGCCGCTCACGCTCTACAAAGTGAAGCTGCCGGACCGTTCGACCAAGGTGCTGGCCGAGATACGCCGCCTCGGCATCGTGGCGCAGATGGTGGATCCGCAGGCGCCGAAGGACATCATCAAGGTCAACATCGCCAACCGGGAACCTGTGCGCGAAATCGGCTTCGCGACAGAAAACTACACCGAGCCCTTCGTCCATTTCGATTTCCTCCGTTATTTGCGCAATTCGGTTTTCGTCACCGCGATGGCGACGCTGATCACGTTGCTCACCAATTCGATGGCGGCGTTTGCCCTGTCGAAATACAGGTTCCGCGGCCGAGATCTCACCATGCTGGTGATCGTCGGCACGCTGATGGTGCCGCTGTCGGTCATCCTTGTGCCGCTCTATTCGGTGGTCAGCGCCGTCGGCCTGCTCGATTCGCTGTGGGGCGTGATCCTGCCGACCGTGGCGACGCCGACCGGCGTGTTCCTGCTTCGCCAATACATGCTGACCATCCCGGACGAGTTGCTCGACGCGGCGCGTATGGACAATGCGTCCGAATGGCAGATCTACTGGCGTATCGTGCTGCCGCTTGCCGCACCGGCGCTCGCGGTGCTCGCGATCTTCTCTGTCGTCTGGCGCTGGAACGACTTCCTTTGGCCGCTGGTGGTGCTGTCGCGCAAGGAGCTCTACACGCTCCAGGTCGGGCTCAATACCTATGCCGGCCAGCTCAACGTGCAGTGGCACTTTATACTGGCGATGACAGTGGTGACGATGATCCCTGTGGTTCTCGTCTTCGTCTTCCTGCAGCGTTACATCACCTCCGGCATTGCCGGCACCGGGCTGAAATGA
- the kduI gene encoding 5-dehydro-4-deoxy-D-glucuronate isomerase, with the protein MMRTLFGASPADIAGMDTERLRAEFLVDGLFRPGAIEFAYTHIDRMIVGGAVPLANPLLFGNGADVGTELFFTAREMGIANLGGNGTVTVDGARFALANRDVVYVGRGAREVMLESDDAARPAHFYMNSVPAGADIPHRLIAKGEAKPLVLGEEARANKRTLHMYIHPEVAPSCLLLMGITDLAPGSIWNTMPPHLHERRMEAYCYFDLAAADRVVHLMGRPDKTRHLMVADGDVVLSPAWSIHMGAGTGPYAFVWGMTGENQAYTDVDPVAVKDLR; encoded by the coding sequence ATGATGCGGACGCTGTTTGGCGCATCGCCGGCGGACATTGCCGGCATGGATACGGAGCGGCTGAGGGCCGAATTCCTGGTCGACGGCCTGTTCCGGCCGGGTGCGATCGAATTCGCCTACACCCACATCGACCGCATGATCGTCGGCGGCGCGGTGCCGCTGGCCAATCCGCTGCTGTTCGGCAACGGCGCGGATGTCGGCACCGAGTTGTTCTTCACCGCGCGCGAGATGGGCATCGCCAATCTCGGCGGCAACGGCACCGTCACTGTCGATGGCGCCCGCTTTGCCTTGGCCAACCGCGATGTCGTCTATGTCGGGCGCGGCGCCCGCGAGGTGATGCTGGAGAGCGACGATGCGGCAAGGCCGGCACATTTCTACATGAATTCGGTGCCGGCCGGCGCCGACATCCCGCATCGCCTGATCGCCAAGGGCGAAGCCAAGCCATTGGTGCTGGGCGAGGAGGCGCGCGCCAACAAGCGCACGCTGCACATGTATATCCACCCCGAGGTCGCCCCATCCTGTCTCCTGCTCATGGGCATCACCGACCTGGCGCCGGGCAGCATCTGGAATACCATGCCGCCGCATCTGCACGAACGGCGCATGGAGGCCTATTGCTATTTCGATCTCGCCGCGGCCGACCGGGTCGTTCATCTGATGGGCCGGCCCGACAAGACACGCCATTTGATGGTCGCCGACGGCGACGTCGTCCTGTCGCCGGCCTGGTCGATCCATATGGGTGCCGGCACCGGCCCCTACGCTTTCGTCTGGGGAATGACCGGCGAGAACCAGGCCTACACCGATGTCGACCCGGTTGCTGTGAAGGATTTGCGATGA
- a CDS encoding carbohydrate ABC transporter permease — MSASATLKAWAGAALAAPVVWLASAVNVPLKSWQRATGTGGMAAFFLAPNMAIFGIFVLVPLVINFFYSATSGTAYFLQDRSYVGLEQYQRLLDCSNYLDTATCREDLFWKAVHNTGLFVVVQVALMTVVSVVTALILNREIAGRSFWRAVFFFPVLLSPVVTGLIWRWILQRQGLLNLIVHDFGGEPYNWLTDRFWAFTAAVSVSVWAHMGFYTLILLAGLQAIPRDLYEAAEMDGTKPARVFWRITLPLLMPNLLVVIVLALIRAVQIFDEVYVLTGGGPGTSTLYLTQYIYEIGFASLLRNPGLASAASMLMGLVLVVLTLLQLQVGRRGERKGVRQ, encoded by the coding sequence ATGAGCGCCTCCGCGACCCTCAAGGCATGGGCTGGCGCCGCGCTTGCGGCGCCGGTCGTCTGGCTTGCATCTGCCGTCAACGTGCCGCTCAAATCTTGGCAGCGCGCGACGGGTACCGGCGGCATGGCCGCCTTCTTCCTTGCCCCGAACATGGCGATCTTCGGCATCTTCGTGCTGGTGCCGCTGGTCATCAACTTCTTCTATTCGGCCACGTCAGGCACTGCCTACTTCCTGCAGGACCGCAGCTATGTCGGACTTGAGCAATATCAGCGCCTGCTCGATTGCAGCAATTATCTGGATACCGCCACGTGCCGCGAGGATCTATTCTGGAAAGCCGTGCACAATACCGGCCTGTTCGTCGTCGTGCAGGTGGCACTGATGACGGTCGTGTCTGTTGTCACGGCGCTGATCCTCAACCGCGAGATCGCGGGGCGCTCGTTCTGGCGCGCGGTGTTCTTCTTTCCGGTGCTGCTGTCGCCGGTCGTCACAGGCCTGATCTGGCGCTGGATCCTGCAACGCCAGGGACTGCTCAACTTGATCGTCCATGACTTCGGAGGCGAGCCCTACAACTGGCTGACCGACCGTTTCTGGGCCTTCACCGCAGCCGTCAGCGTTTCGGTCTGGGCCCATATGGGCTTCTACACGCTGATCCTGCTTGCCGGGCTGCAGGCGATCCCGCGCGATCTTTACGAGGCGGCCGAGATGGACGGCACCAAGCCGGCGCGGGTGTTCTGGCGCATCACGCTGCCGCTCTTGATGCCGAACCTGCTCGTCGTCATCGTGCTGGCGCTGATCCGCGCCGTGCAGATCTTCGACGAAGTCTATGTGCTGACGGGAGGCGGACCAGGAACCTCCACCCTCTATCTCACGCAGTACATCTATGAGATCGGCTTCGCCTCGCTGCTGCGCAATCCGGGACTGGCCTCGGCGGCGTCCATGCTGATGGGGCTGGTGCTGGTCGTGTTGACCCTGCTTCAGCTGCAGGTCGGACGCCGGGGCGAACGCAAAGGGGTGCGCCAATGA
- a CDS encoding ABC transporter ATP-binding protein, whose translation MGRITLTSIDRAYGKMKILHDINLDVADGEMLVLVGPSGCGKSTLLRLIAGLDRPTGGRIEIDGVDATDVSAAQRGLAMVFQSYALYPHMSVRQNLAFGLENIRMAKAEIDARIAEAARMLEIAPYLDRRPGQLSGGQKQRVAIGRAVVRNPTAFLLDEPLSNLDAELRISTRAELAALHKRLATTMIYVTHDQVEAMTLADRIVVMRSGRIEQIGRPLDLYNAPANLFVAGFIGAPRMNLLPVKVLSVAVNEVAVQGPGGLSAVIAANGAALKPGDEATLGIRPHDVDLSAGGPGSVEARVTLVEALGPETVVHATIAGDEKMVAVLNQQGIGAGGKQISLRLNPERMHLFDTAGLRVPTI comes from the coding sequence ATGGGACGGATAACGCTTACCAGCATCGATCGCGCTTACGGCAAGATGAAGATCCTGCACGACATCAATCTCGACGTCGCCGACGGCGAGATGCTGGTGCTTGTCGGCCCGTCGGGCTGCGGCAAGTCCACGCTGTTGCGGCTGATCGCCGGGCTCGATCGTCCGACCGGCGGCAGGATCGAGATCGACGGCGTCGATGCCACCGACGTTTCGGCCGCGCAGCGCGGTCTGGCCATGGTGTTCCAGTCTTACGCGCTCTACCCGCATATGAGCGTGCGCCAGAATCTCGCCTTCGGGCTCGAAAACATCCGCATGGCGAAGGCCGAGATCGATGCGCGCATCGCGGAAGCGGCGCGCATGCTGGAGATTGCGCCCTATCTCGACCGCCGGCCCGGGCAGCTTTCCGGCGGGCAGAAGCAGCGTGTGGCGATCGGCCGTGCGGTGGTTCGCAATCCGACCGCCTTCCTGCTCGATGAACCGCTGTCCAATCTCGACGCCGAACTGCGCATCTCGACACGCGCTGAGCTGGCCGCCCTGCACAAGCGACTGGCAACCACGATGATCTATGTCACCCATGACCAGGTCGAGGCGATGACGCTGGCCGACCGCATCGTGGTGATGCGCTCGGGGCGGATCGAGCAGATCGGCCGGCCGCTCGATCTCTACAATGCGCCGGCAAACCTGTTCGTCGCCGGCTTCATCGGCGCGCCGCGTATGAACCTCTTGCCCGTGAAGGTGCTTTCCGTCGCCGTGAATGAAGTCGCGGTGCAAGGCCCGGGCGGACTGAGCGCCGTGATCGCTGCCAATGGCGCCGCCCTGAAGCCGGGAGACGAAGCTACGCTCGGTATCCGCCCGCACGACGTCGATCTTTCGGCAGGCGGTCCCGGCAGCGTCGAGGCGCGTGTCACGCTGGTCGAGGCTCTAGGTCCCGAGACGGTCGTTCACGCCACCATCGCCGGCGATGAGAAGATGGTCGCGGTGCTTAACCAGCAGGGCATCGGCGCCGGCGGCAAGCAGATCAGCCTGCGGCTCAATCCAGAGCGGATGCATCTGTTCGATACGGCAGGCCTGCGCGTGCCCACAATCTAA
- a CDS encoding ABC transporter substrate-binding protein: MIKTRTLLAAISVSLLASTSAFAGDVRIMWYSDGVEGDVIQDLLNRFMKDNPDIHVTLDNVAYKVIQEQLPIQLEAGQGPDIARVTNIKELAQHWLDLRPLVADPKYWDDNFGDTLDWMRPDGSKAITGFMTQLTLTGGFANKTLFEQAGVALPGDKATWDDWINAAAEVAKSQQLPAAFAIDRSGHRISGANVSYGANYIGADGKPAKVDDGTKAFITKLVDWTAKGLMLKDTWVSAAGSTYRAATDDFINAQIPFYYSGSWQVANLSTKIGDSFDWVATGSPCGTVGCSGVKGGAALVAIKYTKNPKDVAKVMDYLASEAIVKEFSERTLFLPAHKGVVAKGGLKWGSADKNVGPALDRFVKAAGETLPAADALPAWKWANAYYAALVTRVSQVMAGELTLDEAWGKIDQDIADKVAEGK; the protein is encoded by the coding sequence ATGATCAAGACCCGCACCTTGCTGGCCGCGATATCGGTCAGCCTGCTCGCATCGACCAGCGCGTTTGCCGGCGATGTGCGCATCATGTGGTATTCGGACGGCGTCGAAGGCGACGTCATCCAGGACCTTCTGAACCGCTTCATGAAGGACAATCCCGACATTCACGTCACGCTGGACAATGTCGCCTACAAGGTGATCCAGGAGCAGCTGCCGATCCAGCTCGAAGCCGGCCAGGGCCCGGACATCGCCCGCGTCACCAACATCAAGGAGCTTGCCCAGCACTGGCTCGATCTCAGGCCGCTGGTTGCCGACCCGAAATACTGGGACGATAATTTCGGCGATACGCTGGACTGGATGCGCCCCGACGGCTCGAAGGCCATCACCGGCTTCATGACGCAGCTCACCTTGACCGGCGGCTTCGCCAACAAGACGCTGTTCGAACAGGCCGGCGTGGCGCTGCCCGGCGACAAGGCGACGTGGGACGACTGGATCAATGCCGCCGCCGAGGTGGCGAAGAGCCAGCAGCTACCGGCGGCGTTTGCGATCGACCGCTCCGGCCATCGCATTTCGGGCGCCAATGTCTCCTACGGCGCCAATTATATCGGAGCCGACGGCAAGCCGGCGAAAGTGGACGACGGCACCAAGGCGTTCATCACCAAGCTCGTCGACTGGACCGCCAAGGGCCTGATGCTGAAGGATACCTGGGTGTCGGCGGCGGGATCGACCTACCGCGCGGCGACCGACGATTTCATCAACGCGCAGATCCCGTTCTATTATTCGGGCAGCTGGCAGGTCGCCAATCTGTCGACCAAGATCGGCGACAGTTTCGACTGGGTGGCAACCGGTTCGCCCTGCGGCACGGTCGGCTGCTCGGGCGTGAAAGGCGGCGCGGCACTTGTCGCCATCAAATATACCAAGAACCCCAAGGATGTCGCCAAGGTCATGGACTACCTGGCCAGCGAAGCCATCGTGAAGGAGTTCAGCGAACGCACGCTGTTCCTGCCGGCGCACAAGGGCGTGGTCGCGAAAGGCGGGCTCAAGTGGGGTTCGGCAGACAAGAATGTCGGCCCGGCGCTCGATAGGTTCGTAAAGGCGGCGGGTGAGACCTTGCCTGCGGCCGACGCGCTGCCGGCGTGGAAATGGGCCAACGCCTACTATGCCGCTCTGGTGACCCGCGTCAGCCAGGTGATGGCCGGCGAACTCACCCTCGACGAGGCCTGGGGCAAGATCGACCAGGACATCGCCGACAAGGTCGCCGAGGGCAAATGA